In Spinacia oleracea cultivar Varoflay chromosome 5, BTI_SOV_V1, whole genome shotgun sequence, a single window of DNA contains:
- the LOC110776616 gene encoding uncharacterized protein, translated as MASREGEFLVDLECGGTTSEEELSGDAVSDNGRGRVAVSRGRNGVLCYSGLTNGGAVVVDSNIGGQGVDLLIDKSSEGEDCRDFVAVLEKRNPKEQRKKVGSKKASKPPRPPNGPLLTASDLKLVKELSELAARKRARVERIKAFRKMKDAKRSSSGSSVTAMVITVVFFLIIVFQGIYSGSSFTKKFQGSPAPATAKEGLISIQLFNNAPTYEMNQPISLSPNSLEVASSSSPREQEGRDAR; from the exons ATGGCTTCTCGAGAAGGAGAGTTTTTGGTTGATCTTGAATGTGGTGGTACTACCTCTGAGGAGGAGTTGAGTGGGGATGCTGTTTCCGATAATGGAAGAGGGAGAGTGGCGGTAAGTCGGGGCCGTAATGGGGTTTTATGTTATAGTGGGTTGACAAATGGTGGTGCCGTGGTTGTTGACTCCAACATTGGTGGTCAAGGAGTTGATTTACTTATTGACAAAAGTTCAGAAGGTGAAGATTGTAGAGATTTCGTTGCTGTTTTAGAGAAGAGGAATCCAAAGGAACAACGAAAGAAGGTGGGGTCGAAGAAGGCATCGAAACCACCCCGACCTCCAAATGGTCCATTGTTGACTGCATCGGACCTGAAATTGGTGAAGGAACTGTCTGAATTAGCTGCTAGAAAGCGGGCAAGAGTTGAACGGATTAAAGCATTTAGGAAGATGAAAGATGCTAAGCGGTCTTCTTCAGGCAGCAGCGTAACTGCAATGGTGATAACGGTTGTGTTCTTCCTTATTATAGTGTTTCAAG GAATTTACTCTGGAAGTAGCTTTACTAAGAAATTTCAGGGATCACCTGCACCAGCAACAGCGAAGGAAGGTTTGATTTCGATCCAATTATTCAACAATGCTCCTACGTATGAAATGAATCAACccatttctctttctccaaa TTCTTTGGAGGTGGCTTCGAGTTCAAGTCCTCGGGAGCAAGAAGGCAGGGATGCTCGGTAA
- the LOC110776601 gene encoding beta-ketoacyl-[acyl-carrier-protein] synthase III, chloroplastic-like isoform X1, whose amino-acid sequence MAISYGFFSPSVPFTLNNRISPFLGLSESGFCSYLSVTKRASCSSIEADAADVSPRVSRVSGIVNRGCKLVGCGSAVPKLQISNDDLSKIVETSDEWISTRTGIRNRRILSGEESLVGLAAEAARKALQMANVDPDDVDLILMCTSTPEDLFGSAPQVQRALGCSRSPLSYDITAACSGFMLGLVSAACHVRGGGFQNVLVIGADALSRFVDWTDRGTCILFGDAAAAVVVQACDSEEDGVFSFDLHSDGEGARHLSASLRHDETDAAIGSNDAVTGFPPRRPSYAHINMNGKEVFRFAVRSVPQSIEAALKKAGLNGSNIDWLLLHQANQRIIDAVATRLEIPSERVLSNLANYGNTSAASIPLALDEAIQSGKVKPGHIIATSGFGAGLTWGSSIIRWG is encoded by the exons ATGGCGATTTCATATGGGTTCTTCTCGCCTTCTGTGCCTTTTACTCTCAACAACAGAATTTCTCCATTTTTAGGGTTAAGCGAGTCTGGGTTTTGTTCCTATTTGAGTGTCACCAAAAGGGCTTCTTGCTCTTCCATTGAAGCTGATGCTGCTGATGTTTCTCCTCGTGTATCAAGAGTTTCTGG GATAGTAAATAGAGGTTGCAAGCTAGTTGGTTGTGGTTCTGCTGTACCCAAGCTGCAAATCTCCAATGATGACCTTTCTAAAATTGTTGAAACTTCGGATGAATGGATATCTACTCGAACTGGGATTCGCAATCGGCGTATCCTTTCAG GTGAGGAGAGCTTGGTAGGCTTAGCTGCCGAAGCAGCAAGGAAAGCTCTTCAGATGGCCAACGTTGACCCTGATGATGTTGACCTTATCTTGATGTGCACTTCTACACCAGAAGACCTCTTTGGCAGTGCTCCTCAG GTACAAAGAGCATTGGGGTGCAGCCGAAGTCCTTTGTCTTATGATATTACTGCAGCTTGCAGTGGATTTATGCTGGGTTTGGTGTCAGCTGCTTGTCACGTAAGGG GTGGTGGATTTCAGAATGTGCTAGTTATAGGGGCAGATGCTCTTTCTCGTTTTGTTGACTGGACTGATAGAGGGACCTGCATACTCTTTGGtgatgctgctgctgctgtagTTGTCCAG GCTTGTGACAGTGAAGAAGATGGCGTGTTTTCTTTTGACCTGCATAGTGATGGCGAGGGCGCAAG ACATTTAAGTGCATCCCTAAGACATGATGAAACCGATGCAGCAATAGGTAGCAATGATGCTGTGACAGGTTTTCCCCCAAGGCGCCCATCTTATGCACATATTAATATGAATGGGAAAGAGGTCTTTCGCTTTGCTGTTAGATCTGTTCCTCAGTCAATTGAGGCTGCACTTAAAAAGGCTGGTCTAAATGGTTCGAACATCGATTGGTTACTATTGCATCAG GCAAACCAGAGGATCATTGATGCCGTTGCAACACGTTTGGAAATTCCTTCAGAACGTGTCTTGTCTAATTTAGCAAATTATGGTAACACCAGTGCCGCATCCATCCCCTTGGCATTGGATGAAGCTATTCAGAGTGGAAAAGTTAAGCCAGGACATATCATTGCAACATCTGGATTTGGTGCTGGTTTAACATGGGGTTCTTCCATTATTAGATGGGGATAA
- the LOC110776601 gene encoding beta-ketoacyl-[acyl-carrier-protein] synthase III, chloroplastic-like isoform X2 produces MLLMFLLVYQEFLVNRGCKLVGCGSAVPKLQISNDDLSKIVETSDEWISTRTGIRNRRILSGEESLVGLAAEAARKALQMANVDPDDVDLILMCTSTPEDLFGSAPQVQRALGCSRSPLSYDITAACSGFMLGLVSAACHVRGGGFQNVLVIGADALSRFVDWTDRGTCILFGDAAAAVVVQACDSEEDGVFSFDLHSDGEGARHLSASLRHDETDAAIGSNDAVTGFPPRRPSYAHINMNGKEVFRFAVRSVPQSIEAALKKAGLNGSNIDWLLLHQANQRIIDAVATRLEIPSERVLSNLANYGNTSAASIPLALDEAIQSGKVKPGHIIATSGFGAGLTWGSSIIRWG; encoded by the exons ATGCTGCTGATGTTTCTCCTCGTGTATCAAGAGTTTCTGG TAAATAGAGGTTGCAAGCTAGTTGGTTGTGGTTCTGCTGTACCCAAGCTGCAAATCTCCAATGATGACCTTTCTAAAATTGTTGAAACTTCGGATGAATGGATATCTACTCGAACTGGGATTCGCAATCGGCGTATCCTTTCAG GTGAGGAGAGCTTGGTAGGCTTAGCTGCCGAAGCAGCAAGGAAAGCTCTTCAGATGGCCAACGTTGACCCTGATGATGTTGACCTTATCTTGATGTGCACTTCTACACCAGAAGACCTCTTTGGCAGTGCTCCTCAG GTACAAAGAGCATTGGGGTGCAGCCGAAGTCCTTTGTCTTATGATATTACTGCAGCTTGCAGTGGATTTATGCTGGGTTTGGTGTCAGCTGCTTGTCACGTAAGGG GTGGTGGATTTCAGAATGTGCTAGTTATAGGGGCAGATGCTCTTTCTCGTTTTGTTGACTGGACTGATAGAGGGACCTGCATACTCTTTGGtgatgctgctgctgctgtagTTGTCCAG GCTTGTGACAGTGAAGAAGATGGCGTGTTTTCTTTTGACCTGCATAGTGATGGCGAGGGCGCAAG ACATTTAAGTGCATCCCTAAGACATGATGAAACCGATGCAGCAATAGGTAGCAATGATGCTGTGACAGGTTTTCCCCCAAGGCGCCCATCTTATGCACATATTAATATGAATGGGAAAGAGGTCTTTCGCTTTGCTGTTAGATCTGTTCCTCAGTCAATTGAGGCTGCACTTAAAAAGGCTGGTCTAAATGGTTCGAACATCGATTGGTTACTATTGCATCAG GCAAACCAGAGGATCATTGATGCCGTTGCAACACGTTTGGAAATTCCTTCAGAACGTGTCTTGTCTAATTTAGCAAATTATGGTAACACCAGTGCCGCATCCATCCCCTTGGCATTGGATGAAGCTATTCAGAGTGGAAAAGTTAAGCCAGGACATATCATTGCAACATCTGGATTTGGTGCTGGTTTAACATGGGGTTCTTCCATTATTAGATGGGGATAA
- the LOC110776626 gene encoding uncharacterized protein, whose amino-acid sequence MTVLEQILKASTNPQPIINEPLKYPFNLSAETIIPNLKPHSQDLLSPLQPLTGFEISQSDVQLIEITSKFFNTLKRKLKSPQSFSSSSFIKIFNSFLQEFGEKKFGALDGLVSKKGVDVNGEEYSCKLVEKLGSFIGRDVMGLVIQGCLVLGNWMILETLIVNKLVIDHGIRSDLLYNLVTKGRCDIVCLCLRNFTDFDSSDLGRVFKCLLSPSKEGCLNMVTVMNEWESEANAAIEKVEDKKLSGKKLGLAKEAALLLMIGYDQFSPMELCLHFLLSSSNVDEVVFSSALSKLNAEEMLSFVRYLGKWLNKYERFPQVGPCPKAATTLGLNLCQWVPKLEDVVKALGLVVDEHFSSLALHSEFHEVLKVVEGVVSSLVSEGRLCCSVANLIEILKPEGGGA is encoded by the coding sequence ATGACTGTCCTTGAGCAAATTCTGAAAGCTTCAACCAATCCCCAACCCATCATTAACGAGCCTCTCAAATACCCTTTTAACCTCAGCGCCGAAACCATCATCCCTAATCTCAAACCCCATTCCCAAGACCTTCTATCTCCACTGCAGCCTCTTACTGGGTTCGAAATATCTCAATCCGATGTCCAACTCATTGAAATCACTTCCAAGTTCTTCAACACACTCAAGCGTAAGCTCAAATCTCCTCAATCTTTCTCATCGTCTTCCTTCATTAAAATTTTCAACTCTTTTCTTCAAGAATTTGGGGAGAAAAAATTTGGGGCTTTAGATGGTTTGGTTTCGAAAAAGGGTGTTGATGTTAATGGTGAAGAGTATTCTTGTAAATTGGTTGAAAAGCTTGGGTCGTTTATTGGGAGGGATGTAATGGGGTTGGTGATTCAGGGTTGTCTTGTTTTGGGTAATTGGATGATTTTGGAAACCCTAATTGTCAACAAGCTTGTTATTGATCATGGGATTCGTTCGGATTTGTTGTATAATCTGGTTACTAAAGGGCGGTGTGATATAGTGTGCTTGTGTTTGAGGAATTTTACTGATTTTGATTCATCTGATTTGGGTAGGGTTTTCAAGTGTTTGCTTTCACCTTCGAAAGAGGGGTGTTTGAACATGGTTACTGTGATGAATGAGTGGGAGAGTGAGGCTAATGCTGCTATTGAGAAAGTGGAAGATAAGAAGCTGAGTGGTAAGAAGCTTGGGTTAGCCAAGGAGGCTGCTTTATTGCTTATGATTGGGTATGATCAGTTTTCACCTATGGAGTTGTGTTTGCACTTTTTGTTGTCATCCTCAAATGTGGATGAAGTGGTGTTTTCGAGTGCGTTGAGTAAGCTCAATGCTGAAGAAATGTTGAGTTTTGTTAGGTATTTGGGGAAGTGGTTGAACAAGTACGAGAGGTTTCCTCAGGTCGGTCCGTGTCCTAAGGCTGCAACTACGCTGGGATTGAACTTGTGCCAATGGGTGCCGAAGCTTGAAGATGTAGTGAAAGCCCTTGGTTTGGTTGTTGATGAGCACTTTTCGTCATTGGCTTTGCATTCAGAGTTTCATGAAGTGTTGAAAGTGGTTGAAGGGGTAGTGAGCTCTTTGGTTTCTGAAGGGAGACTGTGTTGCTCTGTGGCCAATTTGATTGAGATTCTCAAACCAGAAGGTGGAGGTGCGTAA
- the LOC110779715 gene encoding NAC domain-containing protein 2-like, giving the protein MEQQQLDPSMNLALQKSELFYKDYSTGFRFYPHDEELISVYLEPKIKCEILPKNLMHEVNIYKYHPSFLAEHLPPQGERDWYFFTSRDKKYKNGLRPDRKAGNGYWKATGADKEIRDKSNKIIGYRRSLVYYEGKPKVGDKTDWIMHEFRVEGPSKVHRNFPTEDIGMRLDDWVLCRIYKKEKKKASRPKKASVGKKKKREESSLSAVPVIIKKNTQKNKKNPRSSSSASVSGNSNNVDVAVNINVQNNTISNNVVNFNNAVNNNNLIPANLSYNNNSNTVNFNGVNNNLIPANLSYNNDDDNNNNNYEYGTSSVWNNYGNSEDMYYLVMQEANGLLTPSLPPNLNQIMELPAQ; this is encoded by the exons ATGGAACAACAACAACTTGATCCCTCTATGAATTTAGCCCTTCAAAAATCTGAATTATTCTATAAAGACTATTCAACCGGTTTCAGGTTCTATCCTCACGATGAAGAACTCATTAGTGTCTATCTCGAACCAAAAATCAAATGTGAAATCTTGCCCAAAAATCTCATGCATGAAGTCAATATCTACAAGTATCATCCTAGCTTCCTTGCTG AACATCTGCCACCACAAGGAGAGCGAGATTGGTATTTCTTTACATCAAGGGACAAAAAATACAAGAATGGATTGCGCCCGGATCGGAAGGCCGGAAACGGGTACTGGAAAGCCACCGGAGCTGATAAAGAAATAcgtgataagtctaataaaataATTGGATATCGAAGGTCTCTAGTTTACTACGAAGGAAAACCTAAAGTAGGTGACAAGACTGATTGGATCATGCATGAGTTTCGAGTCGAGGGTCCTTCCAAAGTACACAGAAATTTTCCTACTGAGGATATTGGTATGAGG CTGGATGACTGGGTGTTATGCAGAATCtacaaaaaggaaaagaaaaaggcGTCGCGACCTAAAAAAGCAAGCGTcgggaaaaagaaaaagagagaagaaAGCAGCTTATCTGCAGTGCCTGTGATAATCAAGAAAAATACccagaaaaataagaaaaacccTCGTTCTTCTTCTTCTGCGTCTGTTTCTGGAAACAGTAATAATGTTGATGTTGCTGTCAACATTAATGTTCAAAACAACACCATTAGCAACAACGTTGTCAACTTCAATAATGcagtcaacaacaacaaccttaTTCCTGCTAACCTTTCCTataacaacaacagcaacaccgTCAACTTCAATGGAGTCAACAACAACCTTATTCCTGCTAACCTTTCCTATAACAACGAcgacgacaacaacaacaacaattatgAGTATGGTACTAGTTCCGTCTGGAATAACTATGGCAACAGTGAAGATATGTATTATTTGGTGATGCAGGAAGCCAATGGTTTGCTTACACCTTCACTACCTCCTAATCTAAACCAGATTATGGAATTACCTGCACAATAA
- the LOC110779713 gene encoding protein S-acyltransferase 18 → MYARRHGWQRPLHPLQVVGMALYSFLVAFFYCFLWPFLGNRIAEIVVITVFSSVAFAVMVLFIRCTATDPSAKNRHNNHKRKKVKRSSSISKTKTVSFTKLNYGFIFRQMVMRCFRRMERKILKTYIRRKYLLDPRIANGNVHLDPLLPFPLPPLVTKEDDDSVSPEIDPNNDKEDDFSFCSLCNFHVKKHSKHCRTCNRCVEGFDHHCRWLNNCVGKRNYTTFILLMICVLLMLAIEGGIAIAIFIRCFAYKKDVDQELARVYQTTKFPRGILAAISAVLVLMTAYGSAALGQLFFFHVVLIRKGMRTYDYILAMREEHRFSGLESFNDSDFSSDDSSQPDSPKRPMVLSQFIGQRTNLSPEQLSVKIDPNSGTSILNQHQNFHASIDPWKLIQMSKEKALKAAEKAKERQVVEHELNPLPFEMKSGLLVKPELDQNKITPLVVSKSGSPGRFSSPRRRFSGSSATMSNTTALQNQIYRSNFDLKLTGVSRELEGYISKQVLCSIVKDGTEASPR, encoded by the exons ATGTACGCCAGGCGCCATGGTTGGCAGCGTCCTCTCCATCCTTTACAG GTGGTGGGAATGGCACTATATAGTTTCCTGGTGGCTTTTTTCTATTGCTTTCTATGGCCTTTTCTTGGCAATCGAATTGCTGAAATTGTAGTCATTACGGTCTTTTCCTCTGTG GCATTTGCGGTTATGGTGCTATTCATTAGGTGCACAGCAACTGATCCATCTGCAAAAAATAGACACAACAATCATAAGAGAAAGAAAGTGAAGAGGAGTTCTAGCATTAGTAAAACTAAAACAGTTTCATTTACAAAGCTGAATTATGGTTTCATTTTCAGACAGATGGTTATGAGGTGTTTTAGGAGGATGGAGCGCAAGATTCTTAAGACTTATATTAGGAGGAAGTACTTGTTGGATCCGCGAATAGCTAATGGCAATGTTCACTTGGATCCCTTGCTTCCTTTTCCTCTACCACCCCTTGTTACCAAAGAAGATGATGACTCAGTTTCACCTGAGATTGATCCTAACAATGATAAGGAAGATGATTTCTCCTTTTGCTCCTTGTGCAATTTCCATGTTAAAAAACATAGCAAACATTGTAGGACTTGTAATCGTTGTGTTGAAGGGTTTGATCATCATTGCAGG TGGCTCAACAATTGTGTGGGAAAAAGGAATTATACAACATTCATCCTTCTTATGATATGTGTCCTGTTGATG CTTGCCATTGAAGGGGGAATAGCCATTGCCATATTTATTCGGTGCTTTGCTTATAAGAAAGACGTAGATCAGGAATTAGCAAGGGTATATCAAACCACCAAGTTTCCTAGGGGGATTCTTGCTGCAATATCT GCGGTGTTGGTTTTGATGACAGCCTATGGCTCAGCAGCACTTGGCCAACTCTTTTTCTTTCATGTAGTCCTCATTCGCAAG GGAATGAGAACATACGATTACATATTGGCCATGAGAGAGGAGCACCGATTTAGTGGATTGGAGTCTTTCAATGATTCAGATTTTTCATCAGATGATAGCAGTCAACCTGATTCACCAAAAAGACCTATGGTCCTGTCTCAATTCATTGGACAAAGAACAAATTTG AGTCCAGAACAGTTATCTGTGAAAATTGACCCAAATTCTGGCACTTCCATCTTGAACCAACACCAAAACTTTCATGCTAGCATTGATCCATGGAAGCTGATACAGATGAGTAAAGAAAAAGCCCTAAAAGCTGCTGAAAAGGCCAAAGAAAGACAAGTGGTTGAACATGAACTAAATCCACTTCCATTCGAGATGAAAAGTGGCTTACTGGTGAAACCAGAATTAGATCAGAACAAAATAACCCCACTTGTTGTTTCAAAATCAGGTTCACCAGGGAGATTCTCGAGCCCAAGAAGACGGTTTTCTGGGTCTTCAGCTACTATGTCTAATACAACTGCACTGCAAAATCAGATATACAGAAGTAATTTTGACTTGAAATTAACAGGGGTTTCAAGGGAGTTGGAGGGTTATATATCAAAGCAAGTTCTGTGTTCCATTGTTAAAGATGGGACTGAAGCTTCCCCCAGATAA